DNA sequence from the Pseudoxanthomonas indica genome:
CACTGGGGCTGATGGCTCTGGTGCCTTTGGTGTGGGCGACTGACTCTGCAAACGTCCCCTGCGCTTTTACGCACTTTCAGTGCCGATGCCGCATGTAAGGTGCGGCCGCCCTCAAGGATGAACGTCGAGCTCTCCGCTATTTATTCGAGCTAGATAGGCTGTCGGTTTGCGAAGTTGGGTCGCAGTACAAATCTCATCAAGCGAGGAGGCGGTATGTCAGCAGAAGAATCTCTCAAGAAGCATGCCGATTTATCGTCTCGCAAGGCGCTTGCATCCGCTCGTCTTGAAACTGTGAAACACGCTTTTCAATCCGATGAACTCCTGCGATCGTCTGATGTCATGACCTTCTGCGCAGGGTCGCTCAGCCGGTTGGAATCCGGAAAGAACTCAGATCTGGATATCTTCATTGTGTCGAACGGTTCGGATGTCCCTCCCCTGAAAACCGCGAGAATCCTTACCAGGGTGGCCGACCTCAATGAGAAGCTAGGATTTCCGCCATTCTCCGACGAACTGCGCTACATGAAGATTTATAGCAGAAAGGATATTGTGGAAGACACTGGGAAGCCCAGAGACGATTCCGAAAACTCATTCACGACTCGGATGTTGCTACTCCTTGAGGGATCCTCCCTATGCAATCAGGTGCTTCACGACGAAGTTGTGACCGAAATCTGCACAAATTATTTCAGGGATAACAAGGGGAAGGCTGACTTCAAGCCTTTGTTCTTGATCAATGACCTACTGAGATACTGGCGAACACTCTGCTTGAACTACGAACAATGCAGAGAAGACCCCGACAAGCCGTGGCGGAAAAAGAACGTCAATTTGAAATTCAGTCGCATGACAACCGTCTATTCGAGCGTAGCAGTTCTAATGGTTGATCGCCCTGTCAGTGCGCAAGACTTCATTCCGAAGATTTCTATGACACCATTGGAGCGCCTAGCATATGTTGTAGATCGAATTGGAGATCCGGAACTCGCATGCGGATTCGACGAATTCTTGAATCATTATTCAGCATTCCTAAGAATAAAAGATAGCGCCAATCCAGAGCGGTTCTTGAAAGTAAAAAACACGAAGGAAAACGTCAGAACGTCAGCAGTCTATGTTTCCGACTACTTTCAGAAAATTCTTCTCCACAAGTCGCTTGGCGAATACTCTCGCTACCTGCTGATATGAGCATTCAAAGACATTTTGTGTTCGTAGTTTTCAATGACCCAACAGTTGTGGGAGTCCTTGATTTCCTGCACTCGACGATGATGCATACGCGTTTGCCGTCTAAGCCGCACATCACTATTCAGGGACCCTTTGATGAGAAGGTTGGAGCCGATAGGATTCATAAAATATCCGAAGCTCTGAGCGGAGACAGCTTCTTCATCGGAAACTGTGGCTACTTTGAGAGCAATGGGCGTTGCTCCCTCTTTCTACGTGCCGCAAGTGAGAACTTGGAGAGAGTGTGGGTCAAGCCTGATTTCCCAAAGGAGAAATTTGGATTCAATCCGCACATTACTTTCTACGAAGGAGGGGATGTGGAGAGGGTCAAACGTGCTCACAAATTTCTGTCTAAGAACAGGGTTGAGCTCATGTGCAGTCAATTTGAGGTCGTTCAGTACGTTCCGCGCCAAATGGACATGTTTCCGAATGAGGGAGTTGCGGGCGACACGCACGCCATCTCAAGATTGATCGCACAAGGACGAATAGCCCCAACATTCCGAACCGGCTTCTTGTCTGCAACATCATGACAAAGCATGAATTGAAGGTCGCTTTCGCTCCTCGTGAATACCGACGATAGGTCGCTAAGCCAAGACCATGATTGTGCGTCCAGGATACTTGGTCTTGCACGCTGGACATTGACCCTCTTCGGACGAATGGCTTGGCCTAGCCACATGACGTAGCAAGTGGTCTACCTCGTAACAACGCATGCAATACGGTTCGCCATGGGGCTCGCCATTCTCGTCCACTTCGTAGTAGGCATTTCGCTCCTTCTTAACGGTCGCCTTGATCTCAAGAGCAGCCTTTAATCGTGCAATTTCCGAAAGCATCTCACGCAACTCCCGCTGCGCATCGTTTAGGCCAAACTCTGCGGCTGTTAATGACCGCACGACGGTGGCAAGTTGCAAATGCAGGTCAGTGTTCTCGGAAAGTTGCTTGACTGCATACAAGCCCTTTGCTGCCTCAATTCCTCCAGCAACAACGGCCATCGTGCCGGCGATATCCATAGCTTCCGTTCCTTAGTTGGAGCACGCACGCTACCCCCAGTGCGACTTCGTCGCAATAGTTCGGATTCGAGAGGAGGCGCATAGTGCTCTTCAACTGTGTTTTGTTTTCGACGCCTGCACCATTTCCTACCGGCTTAGACTTTGACGGCGCCTGCGCACCATCCAGGGTCGTGACGGTGCCGCCACGACCCTGGATGGCTGTGAGTTCGCACTCCTGTATTCGGACCCTCTGCGACGGCGACGAACGCCTTCGATTTTTGCTCAGGCCAGCGCCTTCTCCAAAAACACACTATTGGGATCCGGCTGGTACTGCCCAAACGGTCCCATCGAGCGGAAGCCTGCCTTCGTATACAAGGCAATCGCTTCGTGCTGGTGTACGCCGGTCTCCAGGCGCAGCAGGGCGGCGCCTTCTCCGACGGCATGCAAGGTCAGTCGCTCCAGTAGCGCACGCGCCACGCCGCGGCCGCGGAACTCGGGGCGCACGTACATGCGCTTGAGTTCTCCATAGCCATCGGCGTAGTGCTGCACGCCGCCGCAGCCCACGGGTTCGCCTTCCCAGCGTGCGACAAAGAAGGCCACGCCTTCGCGTATCAATTTCTCCACGCTGTAGCCGTGTCGGCTGGTGGCCGGGTACAAGGCGGCCAGGTGCGACTCCAGCTCATCGACCAGGCGGATGGCGTCGGGGGAGGAGGGGGATTCCAGTCGAATCAGCAGCGACATGTCCGTGATTCCGCGGGTGGGCGGTGCAGTCTAAGCGCACGACATTAGCGTTGCGTTAGCGCGCGAAAGCAGAATTTTCCTACAGCTGGTCAGACGCGCCTGACACGTTGACGCGGCGTTTCCTGATATTTCCGCCGTGTGGCGAAGCGCAGCATATGTCCATGCTTCGATTTCTCCACAACGGCGACAAGGTCGCCACTTCCACCAGCGTTTCCTGGTCCCTGGTGGGGACGTCGTCCGGGCGTGGGCCGGTTCCAGCCCGCGCCCGGACGGCACTTCTCCACCCAGCTCCCAGGTGTCGCCTTTGTTCAAGGCCCCCAGTTCCGCTCCTCCTCCCGCTTGCGGGCGGAGGCTGGGATGGGGGCAACCCTTTCACGCCCAGTCGCGTTAGTCTTGCCGCGAATCCGCACAGGAGCAGACGATGCGAATGGGATCGCGTGGGCGCCGTGGCGCCGCAACCGCTGCCTGGATTGCCGGCATGGCGCTGGCATGTCTGGCCACGTTCGCCAGTGCGTCCGTCCCGTTCTGGGGCGCGCGTCAATCCAGTTCCGTCGACACGGCGCCTGACCAACTCAAACCGGGCGAGTGGATCTGGGGAGGGGACATCAAGACGATGGGCCCGATGACCGTCATCGTCAGCCTGA
Encoded proteins:
- a CDS encoding GNAT family N-acetyltransferase: MSLLIRLESPSSPDAIRLVDELESHLAALYPATSRHGYSVEKLIREGVAFFVARWEGEPVGCGGVQHYADGYGELKRMYVRPEFRGRGVARALLERLTLHAVGEGAALLRLETGVHQHEAIALYTKAGFRSMGPFGQYQPDPNSVFLEKALA